TACGGCATGGTCGCGGACGACGCGCATCAGCGGGTGGCGGCGGTGGGCGCCATCGTGGTGCTCCTGGCCGTCGTGCTCAGGCTCGCGAGATTCTCGTGCGTGACGGTGAAGGACGGCACCTTCCAGGGCATGCCGAGCCCCTTCGGGGCGCTCACGGTCGTGTCGATCGTGCTCCTCGAGCTGCCGTTCGTGGCCACGGTCCTCGCGATCATCGGTACGGCCTGGCTGATGGTGAGCCGTGTCGAGTACCCGAAGCCGCGCGGTCCGCTTGCGGTCGCGATGCTGGGGTGGATCGTGGCGGCGATGGGGCTCCTGGCGGCCTGGGCGTTCGACGCCCCCGGCGGCCAGCTGCTGCTCCAGACCGGCTGCGCGCTCCAGCTGGTCCTCGGCGCCGTGATCCCGCTGTTCGCGACGGCCCGGAGGGTGAACAACTTCCGGGACAACCGCCGCGAGGCACGCGCCGCGCAGCTGCCGTAACCCGTACCCGTACAGCCGAAGGGCCCCGAACCGCTTGGTTCGGGGCCCTTCGGCTGTCTCAGGGAGCGGGGTGCAGGCCGGTGCCGGGCAGGCCCGGGCGTACCAGGACCTTCACGTGGTCGTCCGGCTGCCGGAGCGTGTCCAGGGCCGCGGACACGCCGCCGAGGCCCACCCGGCCCGTCACGAGCGCGACCGCGTCGATCGTGCCGTCCGCGATGCGGTCCAAGGTCCTGCCGAACTCCTCCGGCGGGTACGCCATGCACATGGTTACGGTGATGTCCTTGTAGAGGCCGACGACGGGGGTGAAGACGTCCTCCGTCATGCAGGCCCCGATCAGGAGCACCCGCGTCTGACGCGGCGCCCTGTGCAGGATCTCGTTGAACATGCCGGCCCGGCCCGAGCACTCCAGGACCGTGAGCGGCGTGTCCGCGGGCGCGGCCGCCCGCCAGGCGTCGAAGGGGTCCTGTGCGGCCGGGTCGACGCACACGTGCGCTCCGAAGCGCTCGGCGAGAGCACGCCGCCTCGGGGACGGCTCCGATACGACGACGGGCGCCACGCCCCGCTCCACGAGCGCGGCGACGGCTCCGAGGCCGATCGGCCCCGCCCCGATGACGACGGCCCCGGAGCCGGGCTCGGGCGCGGCCCGCGCGACGTTCCCGAAGCCCACGGCGAGCGGCTCGGTTCGCGCTGTGGCTGACGTCGCACACCCCGGACCACGCGCGGCTCATCGAGCGAGCCTGGAACCTGGCCGCGGTCCGGGAGAGCCATGAGCGGTTCGCGGAGCGCTTCGGTGACCTCCGCGCGGCAGAAAACGCGTCCGGCGACGCGGCGGCTTTCGTGGCCAGGACCCGGCTGGTGCACGCCTGGCGCGGGACGTTCGAGCGGGATCCGCGGCTTCCGGGCGCGCTGCTGCCGGACGACTGGCCGGGCCGCGCAGCGACCCGGCTGTTCGTCGACGCGTGGCGGGCGCTGCGGGAGCCCGCCGACCGCTACTGGCGCGGCCTCACCGGGGATCAGGCCACAGGCGGTGTGTAGCCCTTGGCGACCTCCGACTCCTGCGCCTCGCGTACGACCTTCATCCCGCCGGTCACCGACTTGTCGGGCTGAAGGATCACCGACTGGTTCGAGGAGGGGGCCTTCGGGTCGCTGAAGTTCTGGGTGACGCCGAAGCCGTTGTCGAAGGCGTCGATCGTCAGGAGCGCCTTGTCGACGCCTTCGCGGGTGAGGTCCTTGCTCGCGCAGGCCTTCTTCAGGGCGTCACCGAAGACGGAGGCCGCGGTCCAGCCGGCCACGACGCCGTTGTCGAGGGAGTCCTTCGGATAGGCCGCCTTGTAGTCCGCGACCAGCTTCTGCGCCTTGGGTGTCTCGGCGCCGATGGGCAGGGACGGGGACGCGACGTAGTAGTTCTTCATCAGCGCGGGACCCGCCTGGGTCGCGAGGAGCTGCGGGGCGAAGGCGGAGTTGTTGCCGATGACGGGCACGTCGAAGCCGCCGGCCGCGGCGACCCCGACGAGGGAGGCCGCCTGGCGCGGGCCCGCACTGATCACGATGCCCTTCACGCCTGCCTTCTTCAGGGCGGCGACCTGTGCCGTCATGTCGTTGTCCGTCGGCTTGATCTTCTGCTCGACGACGGTCAGGCCGGACTTCCCCGCCATGTAGCGGGAGCCCTTGAGCGCGCTCTCGCCGTAATCGCCCTCGAAGTAGACGTGCCCGAGCTTGTCGCCCTTCTTGAGGCCCTTCTCCTTCATCAGGAAGTCGATCGCGTTGATCGTCTCCAGGTCGTACGTGGAGCCGATGACACGCACGTACGGGCTGCCGAGCAGGCTCGCCGACCAGGCCTGCGGCAGGACGAGGCCCTTGTCCTGGCCGTCGATGCGCTGCTTGACCGCGGCGACGAACGGCGAGCCGATGAACTGGGTGAAGCCGAGCACCTTCGGGGCCAGTTCGGTGTATCCGGCGACGGCCTTCTGCGGGTCGTAGCCGTGGTCGCGGACGGTGAGGGACAGCTTGTAGCCGCAGATGCCGCCGGCCGCGTTCGTCTGCTTCACGTACAGCTGCTGCGCCTGGGTGACGCTCTTGCCGAGGGTGGCGTAGACGCCCGTCATGTCGGTGAGGGCGCCGAGCGTGATCGTTTTCCCGGAGATGCCCTCTCCGGTCCTGACGCCGCCCGCGCCCGCCTTGCCGCCCTTGTCGCCGTCACCTCCGGTGTCCTTCGCCTTGGAGCTGCACGCGGTGAGTGCGAGCAGGGTGGCGGCCGCCAGCGCGGCGGCCCTGAGGGTGGTTGCGCGGGACGTCATGTGTCCTCCTGGGGAGTTGGCCTGCCGTGCCGGGCGGTGATCCTCACCAGGCCGCCGGGCAGGAAGAGCACCACCGCCACGACGGCGGCGCCGTAGAGGTACCGGGCCGCCTCGCCCGGTGCGATCCCGCCGGTCCCCGGCGCGGAGACGAGCGGGAGCAGATCGCTGTAGCGCGTGAGGATCTGGGGCAGCAGCGAGACGAAGGCCGCGCCGATGACGGCGCCCGACACCGAGCCGAGCCCGCCGATGACGATCATGGCGAGGTAGTCGAGGGACAGCGTCATGCCGAAGTACTCGGGCACGGTCCGCTGGAAGACGAGCGCGAGGAGCACCCCGGCGAGGCCCGCGTACATCGACGACAGGACGAAGACCGACGCGCGGTAGCGGGCGACGGGCACACCGATGACCCCGGCGGCGACGCGGTGGTCGCGGATCGCGTTCATGGCGCGTCCCGGGCGGCCGCGCAGCACGCCGCGCGCGAAGAGTCCGCCGGCCAGGAGCAGTACGAGCCCCAAGTACCAGAGTTTCTCCGCGGACCCGAACGGCACGGCGGCGACGACGAGTTCACGGTCGTCGAAGGTGAGCCCGAACAGGTGCAGGGGCGGTACGTCGCGTCCGTTGAAGCCGCCCGTCAGGTCGCGGGCGTTGAAGAGCACGTGCTGGCCGATGAAGATCAGGGCGAGGGTGGCGATGCCGAGGTAGGCGCCGCGCAGACGGCCCGCGATGGGGCTGAAGACGCCGCCCGCGACCCCGGCGACGAGGACCGCGAGGACGGCCGCGAGCCAGGTCGGCAGCCCGAGCCCGGTCAGGCCGTCGGCTCCGTCACCGTCTCCGGCGAACACGCAGTACCCGTACGCCCCCACGGCCAGGAAGAACGCGTGGCCCATGGAGAGCTGGCCGGTCGCGCCGGTGAGGAGGTTGAGGCCGGTCGCGCCGATCGCGGCCGCCATCGCGAACAGGCCCGCCTGGAGCCAGAACCGGTCGACGTAGAAGGGCAGGGCGAGCAGGAGGACCGCCCCCGCGGCCCACACGTAGGTGCGGCGGCGGGCCAGGAACGCGGGCCGGCGGACGGACCTGCGCGCGGGCTGCTCGGTGCGGGTGACGGCCTCAGACACGGGCGGGCTCCTTCGTGCCGAAGAGGCCGGCGGGCCTGATGAGCAGGATGGCGGTCATCACGAGATAGGGCGCGACATCGCCCAGCCCGCGCCCCATGAAGGAGAGTTCGCTCTGGTAGCCGGTGGCCATGGACTCGGTCACACCCACGAGGAGGCCACCGACCAGTGCGCCGGTGGTGGAGTCGAGGCCGCCGAGTATCGCGGCGGGGAACGCCTTGAGGGCGGCGAGCGACGTGGCGCGTTCCAGGCCGGGGGTCGGGAAGACGGTGAGGAAGAGCGCGGCCACGGCCGCGAGTCCCCCGGCCACGGCCCAGGCGCCGAGCGAGACCCTGCCCAGGCGTACGCCCATCAGCGCGGCGGTCTCCTGGCTCTCGGCGGCGGCGCGCATCACGACGCCCCACGACGTGTACCGGAACGCCAGCAGGAAGACCGTGATCAGGAGCGCGGCGACCACGAACGCGGCGATCCGCGTGTGGGCGACGGAGACCTGGCCGACGGTGAGCACGTCGTCGCCCCACGGGTCGCCGAGGGAGAGGACGTCGGTGCCGAGGCGGCGCGTCAGCTCCGTGGTGAGCAGGATGTCGACGCCGATGGTGACGATGGCGAGGACGGCGTGGTCGGAGCCCCGGTAGCGGCGCATCACGAGGAACTCCACCGCGGCGCCCACGACGGCGGCGCCCGCGATCCCGGCGAGCAGCGCGGGCCAGAACCCGAGGCTCTCGTGCAGCGACGCGGTGATGTATCCGCCGGCGAGGAGCAGCGAGGCGTGCGCGAAGTTCACCACTTCGGTGGCGCGGAAGATGACGACGAAGCCGAGGGCGATCAGGGCGTAGACGGCTCCCAACGAGACACCGTTGAGGAGGAGTTCGACGAAGGTGCTCACGACGCGGTTCCCTCTCCCAGGTAGGCACGGACGACGGCGGGGTCGTTCTGTACGTCGTCCGGGGTGCCGTCGGCGATGAGCCGGCCGAAGTCGAGCACGGTCACGGCGTCGGCGAGCCGCATCACCACCCCCATGTCGTGTTCCACCAGGACGATCGAGATGCCGAGGCTGTCGCGGACCCCGGCGATGACACCGGCGGTACGGGCGCGCTCCCGCGCGGTCATCCCGGCGACGGGCTCGTCGAGCAGCAGGAGGCGCGGCTCCATGCACAGGGCGCGGGCCAGTTCGGCGAGCTTCTGCTGCCCGTACGGCAATGAGCCTGCGGGGCTGGCGAGTTGGTGCTCGATGCCGACGAACGCGGCGATCTCTCTGACGCGTTCGCGGTGCCTGCGCTCCTCGCGGGCGGCGGCGGGCAGCCGCAGGCCGGCGGCCAGGAACCCGGCGCTGGTCAGCCGGTGCCGGCCTAGCATCAGGCAGTCCTCGACGGTGTCGCGGGGCGGCAGCGCGAGGTTCTGGAAGATCCGGGCGACGCCGAGGCCGGCGATGCGGTGGGCGGACATCCCGGTGAGCTCGTGCTCGCCGAAGCGGACGCTGCCGGCGGTGGCGCGGTAGACACCGGACAGCACGTTGAAACAGGTCGACTTCCCAGCGCCGTTGGGCCCGATGAGGGCGTGGACGGTACCGGGGCGGACGGTGAAGCCGACGGCGTCGAGGGCGGTGAGGCCCGAG
The DNA window shown above is from Streptomyces sp. NBC_01445 and carries:
- the pssA gene encoding CDP-diacylglycerol--serine O-phosphatidyltransferase; the protein is MTVTDPETQAGWVPEAEEADEAEEMPLSLRLSIADTLTLGNATCGFMAVYFTTTGILIPHLQGSQESGMARHSAATAVILMLAAAIFDLFDGLVARKLRSSPMGAELDNLSDLISFGLAPAYFVLVYGMVADDAHQRVAAVGAIVVLLAVVLRLARFSCVTVKDGTFQGMPSPFGALTVVSIVLLELPFVATVLAIIGTAWLMVSRVEYPKPRGPLAVAMLGWIVAAMGLLAAWAFDAPGGQLLLQTGCALQLVLGAVIPLFATARRVNNFRDNRREARAAQLP
- a CDS encoding zinc-binding dehydrogenase, producing MGFGNVARAAPEPGSGAVVIGAGPIGLGAVAALVERGVAPVVVSEPSPRRRALAERFGAHVCVDPAAQDPFDAWRAAAPADTPLTVLECSGRAGMFNEILHRAPRQTRVLLIGACMTEDVFTPVVGLYKDITVTMCMAYPPEEFGRTLDRIADGTIDAVALVTGRVGLGGVSAALDTLRQPDDHVKVLVRPGLPGTGLHPAP
- a CDS encoding PaaX family transcriptional regulator C-terminal domain-containing protein, with the protein product MAAVRESHERFAERFGDLRAAENASGDAAAFVARTRLVHAWRGTFERDPRLPGALLPDDWPGRAATRLFVDAWRALREPADRYWRGLTGDQATGGV
- a CDS encoding ABC transporter substrate-binding protein, which translates into the protein MTSRATTLRAAALAAATLLALTACSSKAKDTGGDGDKGGKAGAGGVRTGEGISGKTITLGALTDMTGVYATLGKSVTQAQQLYVKQTNAAGGICGYKLSLTVRDHGYDPQKAVAGYTELAPKVLGFTQFIGSPFVAAVKQRIDGQDKGLVLPQAWSASLLGSPYVRVIGSTYDLETINAIDFLMKEKGLKKGDKLGHVYFEGDYGESALKGSRYMAGKSGLTVVEQKIKPTDNDMTAQVAALKKAGVKGIVISAGPRQAASLVGVAAAGGFDVPVIGNNSAFAPQLLATQAGPALMKNYYVASPSLPIGAETPKAQKLVADYKAAYPKDSLDNGVVAGWTAASVFGDALKKACASKDLTREGVDKALLTIDAFDNGFGVTQNFSDPKAPSSNQSVILQPDKSVTGGMKVVREAQESEVAKGYTPPVA
- a CDS encoding branched-chain amino acid ABC transporter permease, which translates into the protein MSEAVTRTEQPARRSVRRPAFLARRRTYVWAAGAVLLLALPFYVDRFWLQAGLFAMAAAIGATGLNLLTGATGQLSMGHAFFLAVGAYGYCVFAGDGDGADGLTGLGLPTWLAAVLAVLVAGVAGGVFSPIAGRLRGAYLGIATLALIFIGQHVLFNARDLTGGFNGRDVPPLHLFGLTFDDRELVVAAVPFGSAEKLWYLGLVLLLAGGLFARGVLRGRPGRAMNAIRDHRVAAGVIGVPVARYRASVFVLSSMYAGLAGVLLALVFQRTVPEYFGMTLSLDYLAMIVIGGLGSVSGAVIGAAFVSLLPQILTRYSDLLPLVSAPGTGGIAPGEAARYLYGAAVVAVVLFLPGGLVRITARHGRPTPQEDT
- a CDS encoding branched-chain amino acid ABC transporter permease → MSTFVELLLNGVSLGAVYALIALGFVVIFRATEVVNFAHASLLLAGGYITASLHESLGFWPALLAGIAGAAVVGAAVEFLVMRRYRGSDHAVLAIVTIGVDILLTTELTRRLGTDVLSLGDPWGDDVLTVGQVSVAHTRIAAFVVAALLITVFLLAFRYTSWGVVMRAAAESQETAALMGVRLGRVSLGAWAVAGGLAAVAALFLTVFPTPGLERATSLAALKAFPAAILGGLDSTTGALVGGLLVGVTESMATGYQSELSFMGRGLGDVAPYLVMTAILLIRPAGLFGTKEPARV
- a CDS encoding ABC transporter ATP-binding protein: MQQESGRNPIDARPAPGTPDIPPLHVRDLTVRFSGLTALDAVGFTVRPGTVHALIGPNGAGKSTCFNVLSGVYRATAGSVRFGEHELTGMSAHRIAGLGVARIFQNLALPPRDTVEDCLMLGRHRLTSAGFLAAGLRLPAAAREERRHRERVREIAAFVGIEHQLASPAGSLPYGQQKLAELARALCMEPRLLLLDEPVAGMTARERARTAGVIAGVRDSLGISIVLVEHDMGVVMRLADAVTVLDFGRLIADGTPDDVQNDPAVVRAYLGEGTAS